The following proteins are co-located in the Parafannyhessea umbonata genome:
- a CDS encoding histidine triad nucleotide-binding protein has product MAKKEDCIFCKIANHDIESDYVYEDDLVCAFKDMNPQAPVHVLVVPKDHYDNIVDDVPGEVLAAMANAIKEVAKRTGIDKTGFRVIANTGEAAGQTVMHLHMHVLGGKPLGERII; this is encoded by the coding sequence ATGGCCAAGAAGGAAGACTGCATATTCTGCAAGATCGCGAACCACGACATCGAGTCGGATTACGTGTACGAGGACGACCTCGTGTGCGCGTTCAAGGACATGAACCCCCAGGCGCCGGTGCACGTGCTCGTGGTGCCGAAGGACCACTACGACAACATCGTGGACGACGTCCCCGGCGAGGTCCTCGCCGCGATGGCAAACGCGATCAAGGAGGTCGCGAAGAGGACCGGCATCGACAAGACCGGCTTCCGCGTCATCGCGAACACCGGCGAGGCGGCGGGCCAGACGGTCATGCACCTGCACATGCACGTGCTGGGCGGAAAGCCCCTCGGCGAGAGGATAATCTAG
- a CDS encoding acetate/propionate family kinase: MNVLVINAGSSSLKYQLLDTTTKKVYAKGNCERIGIDGSFIGHEENDGGKQKLEVALPDHKTAIKHVFDILAEAGFDTDKIEGIGHRVVQGGWYFPESKVVTDETLGWVREVAPLAPLHNYAEADVIEICRDMFPSIGNVIVADTSFHYNMPEKAWRYALPRDVVDKLHIRKYGAHGTSHRYIWKTTSEFLNGDVHKLVSCHLGSGASLSAIEDGHDMDTTMGLTPLDGLIMGTRCGTIDPATVCYLQRVGGYSVDEVDTMMNKQSGLLAVSGVSSDSRDIEAGAHNGDANCQMALDMFYYRTSQLIAEMAQSMHGFDTMVFTAGIGENSAEMRLGVAKELEWLGVKIDEKANEVRSDDPRVISTEDSKVKVLVVPTNEELMIALDVEALLG; the protein is encoded by the coding sequence ATGAACGTACTCGTGATCAACGCCGGCAGCTCTTCGCTGAAGTACCAGCTGCTCGACACCACGACCAAGAAGGTCTATGCAAAGGGCAACTGCGAGCGCATCGGCATCGACGGCTCCTTCATCGGTCACGAGGAGAACGACGGCGGCAAGCAGAAGCTCGAGGTTGCCCTTCCGGACCACAAGACCGCAATCAAGCACGTCTTCGACATCCTCGCCGAGGCCGGCTTCGACACCGACAAGATCGAGGGTATCGGCCACCGCGTCGTTCAGGGTGGCTGGTACTTCCCCGAGTCCAAGGTCGTTACCGACGAGACCCTGGGCTGGGTCCGCGAGGTCGCGCCGCTGGCACCGCTGCACAACTACGCCGAGGCCGACGTCATCGAGATCTGCCGCGACATGTTCCCCTCCATCGGCAACGTGATCGTCGCCGACACGTCGTTCCACTACAACATGCCCGAGAAGGCATGGCGCTACGCTCTGCCGCGTGACGTGGTCGACAAGCTGCACATCCGCAAGTACGGCGCGCACGGCACCTCTCACCGCTACATCTGGAAGACCACGAGCGAGTTTTTGAACGGCGACGTCCACAAGCTCGTCTCCTGCCACCTCGGCTCCGGCGCGTCCCTCTCCGCCATCGAGGACGGCCACGACATGGACACCACCATGGGCCTCACGCCGCTCGACGGCCTCATCATGGGCACCCGCTGCGGCACCATCGACCCCGCCACCGTCTGCTACCTGCAGCGCGTCGGCGGCTACTCCGTGGACGAGGTCGACACCATGATGAACAAGCAGTCCGGCCTGCTCGCCGTCTCCGGCGTCTCCTCCGACTCTCGTGACATCGAGGCTGGTGCGCACAACGGTGACGCCAACTGCCAGATGGCCCTCGACATGTTCTACTATCGCACGAGCCAGCTCATCGCCGAGATGGCGCAGTCGATGCACGGCTTCGACACCATGGTGTTCACGGCCGGCATCGGCGAGAACTCCGCCGAGATGCGCCTGGGCGTCGCGAAGGAGCTCGAGTGGCTTGGCGTCAAGATCGACGAGAAGGCCAACGAGGTCCGCTCCGACGATCCGCGCGTCATCAGCACCGAAGACTCCAAGGTGAAGGTGCTCGTCGTCCCGACGAACGAGGAGCTCATGATCGCCCTCGACGTCGAGGCACTGCTCGGCTAG
- a CDS encoding IS110 family transposase, whose translation MLYSTSIGLDVHARSISAAAFVFETGEVVQRTFGYDPDAVAAWAASLPQPAGCLYESGPTGFDLQRRLVALGLPCHVGAVSKMVRPSGDRVKTDRRDALFLSRLLAVGEFVECAPPTPAMEAARDLSRAREDAREALMRARHQLSKFLLRKGHVWPKGRSTWTRAHREWLRSIELDDPCERLVLEEYVAQVRECEERRDRLDSAIAERSGADDLAGVTSRLRALRGVSTVTAFGIAVEIGDFSRFASPRALMSYVGLVPSESSSGETTSRGGITKTGNSHVRRLLVEAAWHHARPLSPASETDVASSAGLPAEAAGIAARANRRLHRRYLDLRAKGKGANVTNVAVARELVGFCWALALCG comes from the coding sequence ATGTTGTACTCTACCAGCATCGGCCTTGACGTGCACGCCCGTTCCATCAGCGCCGCGGCGTTCGTCTTCGAGACGGGCGAGGTCGTGCAGCGCACGTTCGGCTACGACCCCGACGCGGTCGCCGCCTGGGCGGCCTCGCTGCCGCAGCCCGCGGGCTGCCTCTACGAGAGCGGCCCCACGGGCTTCGACCTGCAGAGGAGGCTCGTCGCCCTCGGGCTGCCCTGCCACGTGGGCGCCGTCTCGAAGATGGTGCGGCCCTCGGGCGACCGCGTCAAGACCGACAGGAGGGACGCCCTTTTCCTCTCGAGGCTGCTGGCCGTGGGAGAGTTCGTCGAGTGCGCCCCTCCCACGCCGGCCATGGAGGCGGCGCGCGACCTGTCCCGCGCCCGCGAGGACGCGCGCGAGGCGCTGATGAGGGCGCGCCACCAGCTGTCGAAGTTCCTGCTCAGGAAGGGCCACGTGTGGCCGAAGGGCAGGTCCACGTGGACCAGGGCGCACCGCGAGTGGCTGCGCTCCATCGAGCTCGACGACCCGTGCGAGCGGCTCGTGCTCGAGGAGTACGTCGCGCAGGTCAGGGAGTGCGAGGAGCGCCGCGACCGCCTCGACTCGGCCATCGCCGAGAGGTCCGGCGCCGACGACCTCGCCGGCGTCACCTCCAGGCTCCGCGCCCTGCGCGGCGTCTCGACCGTCACCGCCTTCGGGATCGCCGTCGAGATCGGCGACTTCTCCCGCTTCGCCAGCCCCAGGGCGCTCATGTCCTACGTCGGCCTCGTGCCGTCGGAGTCGTCGTCGGGCGAGACGACCTCGAGGGGCGGGATCACCAAGACCGGCAACTCGCACGTCAGGCGGCTCCTCGTCGAGGCCGCCTGGCACCACGCCAGGCCCCTGTCGCCGGCCTCCGAGACCGACGTGGCCTCGTCGGCGGGGCTCCCGGCGGAGGCGGCGGGGATTGCGGCGCGGGCCAACCGCAGGCTGCACCGCAGGTACCTCGACCTAAGGGCGAAGGG
- a CDS encoding ABC transporter ATP-binding protein: protein MLELITYCWHSIKVKRRLMGYSLLCLIAMTCSVLLPYLTGVVINLLVGRSCDSTVFIGLCILLAVVYCVQAVCYYLSSLLYTYIEADSSYQIERGATSHIQHLPVTFYMDFDPGYWRRRLDDDSNGLAMWFMSAVTGILEHGCLLLIMLAVLCSISQTLFFASLVLAVASTIVVAAFKMSLHDASSKFVQKMSNYSSVALRQLLLAEFIRRNSLFRNSLSRLDDAFLDVRETMYESNRVGARASLAYELVVGLSTSAVVLVAALEVANGRMEPGYVATAVGYFGSIAASVQALFGAFGKDLQGAKVHYERMNELEKLDEEPVGTGTVRSVPTIELSEVSQRWPGEDAYTLQGVNAHFARGLVYGITGTNGSGKTTLLRTMAGELRGTVDGEVVIGGEQLGDLDQYELRKSTIGFVDQHPTIVSGTLWENLTLLCGTDVEEARVISLAEDVGLQKVLRNPDGMQLALDDTHPALSGGEQQKVSIVRAMLKSPEVLLLDEPSSALDAESRAALASVLKRDKANRITIVVTHDDELLDVCDKVIRL, encoded by the coding sequence ATGCTTGAACTCATCACATACTGTTGGCACAGCATAAAAGTCAAACGCAGGCTCATGGGCTACTCTCTGCTATGCCTGATTGCTATGACCTGCTCGGTTCTTCTGCCATATCTCACTGGAGTGGTGATTAACCTTCTTGTCGGGAGGTCCTGCGACTCCACCGTCTTTATAGGACTTTGCATTTTGTTGGCAGTGGTCTATTGCGTGCAGGCAGTCTGCTATTACCTCTCGTCTCTGCTTTATACCTATATCGAGGCGGATTCCTCCTATCAGATCGAGAGGGGCGCCACCAGTCATATTCAACATTTACCGGTAACGTTTTATATGGACTTCGACCCAGGCTATTGGAGGCGTCGCTTGGACGACGATTCCAATGGACTCGCAATGTGGTTCATGAGTGCCGTGACTGGAATCCTCGAACACGGGTGCCTTCTGCTGATAATGCTTGCCGTGCTCTGCTCGATAAGCCAGACGCTGTTTTTTGCCTCGCTTGTTTTAGCTGTCGCATCCACCATCGTTGTCGCGGCGTTCAAGATGTCCCTCCACGATGCCAGTAGCAAATTTGTTCAAAAAATGTCGAACTATTCGTCTGTTGCGCTGAGACAGCTGCTACTTGCGGAGTTCATTCGTAGGAACTCGCTGTTTAGGAACAGCCTATCACGGCTCGATGACGCATTTCTCGATGTCAGGGAGACCATGTACGAGTCGAATAGGGTAGGCGCGAGGGCTTCCCTGGCATATGAGCTCGTCGTAGGACTGTCCACGAGCGCGGTGGTTCTTGTCGCTGCTCTTGAGGTCGCGAACGGACGGATGGAACCTGGGTACGTGGCAACCGCAGTCGGGTACTTCGGTTCCATCGCCGCGTCCGTGCAGGCGCTGTTTGGCGCCTTCGGCAAAGACCTGCAGGGCGCCAAGGTCCACTATGAGCGTATGAATGAGCTCGAGAAGCTCGACGAGGAGCCTGTGGGGACAGGAACTGTACGGTCCGTGCCGACCATCGAGCTGAGTGAAGTGAGCCAACGCTGGCCTGGAGAGGACGCCTACACGCTGCAAGGCGTTAACGCGCACTTCGCAAGGGGCCTCGTCTATGGCATCACGGGCACAAACGGATCAGGTAAGACAACGCTGCTGCGCACGATGGCAGGGGAGCTTCGCGGTACGGTGGATGGAGAGGTCGTTATCGGAGGCGAGCAACTGGGGGATCTTGATCAGTACGAGCTGCGTAAGAGCACCATTGGCTTTGTAGACCAGCATCCCACGATTGTCTCCGGCACCCTGTGGGAGAATCTCACCCTGCTGTGCGGCACTGACGTAGAGGAGGCGCGCGTGATTTCGCTTGCGGAAGACGTGGGCCTTCAGAAGGTCCTTCGAAACCCCGATGGAATGCAGCTTGCCCTGGACGACACGCATCCCGCTCTTTCGGGTGGAGAACAGCAGAAGGTTTCCATCGTGCGAGCCATGCTCAAGAGTCCGGAGGTGCTTCTTCTGGACGAGCCGAGTTCTGCCCTCGACGCCGAAAGCAGGGCTGCGCTTGCGAGCGTGCTCAAACGGGACAAGGCCAACAGGATTACCATCGTCGTCACCCATGACGACGAGTTGCTGGATGTCTGCGACAAGGTGATAAGGCTATAG